GGTTCTCCAAATCATCAGGTAAGGTTGATTCTTTTCATTTGTGAAATACTCTACCTGTGAAgctaataatgtaattttagagTCATTAGTGACATAAAGCATCCAAGAATTTGCTCATTCACATGGAACATTTACAGTTGTTTGTTTCTTATTACAATATATGTTTTCTATTGTCACTAAAAGGGAAGAATCCCAGACAGTTTATAccaaaaatggaagaattttgTTTTGATTGTTTACATATACTAGGTGGACGGTATGTGTTAAGGATTGACTGGAAAAACATTATGACTACGAAGCAGCAGTGGATGGAGCAAATGTTGGGCTTTATCAACAAAACTTTGCTGAGGGTGGCTTTAGTATTTCCCAGGTCATGAATCTTTGAATTGTCATTGCTTTGCGAATTTTTGTTCTATTTCATGTTAAAGTTGTTACTAACTTTGTTCTATTCCTAATTATAGAGTTATATACCTTAGCATTAGTTTTACATCTCTGTAATGATATGCTTATGGATATGGTCACTACAATTTAGGTACTGGCTTTTTGGTGCTGTGAAATTCAAGTGTTTGCTTGTGACAAATGACGAAATGAGAGATCAAATTTTTAAGCTTTTGGGTAGCAATTTCTTTATCAGGTTGGCATTTTCTTCAAGTTTGTTTTCCTCTTTCCCTGAACACTAGTGTTCAAATTTTCTGATAATTCCTTCTTTCCTGAAATGAACTGCCATAGTTGTGCTATAGATTTATAGTGTTCTGGACAGTTTTTCTTACTATAAATGAACtatgttattttattgatggaaaaaattaaactagTTAAGTGCTAGCTACTTCTATCATATTGGTATTTATTAGAGGGGAGGATTAAATAAGATTTTTAGCAtatgttaataattttttgcacaagaccaataaaaaaaatattatagttaagCTGTAAGCCTGTAACACTATTTATTCACATCCACCAGTATTACTAATTATGAAGTATACTGGAACTTGCTTTTGTTGTGCCTTTTCTGAAGTGCACTTAAACAACATAACACTCTTGACTTGGTTGTGGTGAAATTATGGTCTAGGAAAGTTAAGGAAAACCAACTTAGTTATTCCTCCTATAGTTGTTGGATACTACTTGGATCTTAATCTaattagtacttttaatgtatcTTGGAACCTATTTTGTAGGTAAGGTACACCTTTGTGAAAGGTGACCTGGAGCTTTTGATGCCACCGTCATTTTCTGGTGTCATCCAggtattttcatatttattcatCGTGGCTTTCATTtcgtttcttttttttttcttcccttttgCATTTACGATTCAATGTAGCTGGTGCATGCTTCAGGAAGGAGAAACATCTCTGTTCGTTAAAATAAATGATTGTTATCACCTGTGTTATGAATGGATCATCATTGCGTGTGGGTGGTGAATTGCGTTGGTGCTTTGAACTACAagtatttccttttcttcctggTTTAGGTTTAAGTGTTTAACTCTATAAATTTCTTATATCTAGGTTACAAGTCTTAGTGTCTTACTCTCCTTTCTTAATATTCTCATATGCAACAtactttatttgttattttgttgttatgttttgcaatttactttatttatttacttcttATGGGTTCAGATATGGGATTTTGTCCCAAAGCCACAAGCTCACAAAGAAACTCCTCTAAGTGAATTTTTAATGTAAGTTTCATCATGATAGACTCTATCATAACAGTAAGTTTTCGGTTTTATTTGGAAATATGCATGTGTTTAATTGAATCTATTGCCAGGTTGAGGTGACTGCTCTTAATAGTTTTGAAGAGAAAGAGGAACAATTCAGGGAGCAGgtaattaaatttgttatatGTTCTTGGCTTTTAATACTTCTCATTCATTATAATCATGCATTTTCATCCATGCAACTGAAATTGTTACATTTATCGACTCTTTCTGATACAGGTGGTGGTGGTAATCACTTGTCAAGGAACTGCAAGGAATTAATATGTAGCCTACTGGTCATGTGCGGAGTTTGTGTTTTTGCAAGGATCACTTGTTATCAAGAATACTATTGAATACTGTGCTTAAAAATCACTTGTtgttattaaaaattactagctattaattaatattatcgaATACTATTGaatgttattatttgaatgttacatagagtttatttgtgattgcaatacacatttgaatataaagatttttgaagaaatataattaaatgataattatttagCAACActtaattatgaaaacaaaaaataatttagcgacacttaaaATAACCGcctctaatattttaaaaaataaataaagataaatattcagcgacacttaataaccgtcactagaatttttgaaaataaataaagaaaaatatttagtgACACTTAATAACCGTCACTAAGATTTAAATGacaaataaatagatatatttagaggcggttttgaAACCGCCCctaaaagcaaaagtaaaataCATCACTTTTAGAGGCGGTTATAAAAATCGCCGCTAAATGCAATGCTGGTCAAGAATTCCCACACTTGtctaaaaccgcctctaaatccttcgcgacacactatttagacaTGGTTGAAAAACCGCCTCTAAACAACTTAGTGGCGGTTgtaaaccgcctctaaataaaaaattaaccgccgctaaataacctttttggtgtagtgcTTGAACCGAAACCTTGTAATAGGTTCCACATTCGGTTGTAAAATTGGCAGTTTTCgaactgaatatatatattttttattcttatttttgtaaatttgattttatatttttaaaattgtccaaattcaatcattataattatcttttttagaaattttcaattctaaaatgtttttaaaatggttatatgaaatatttaaacttcaaaattaaactataaaaaaattgttatagaTAAACTTTAAagtgttatttaaaattttaaagtttaaactttaataaaataatgaataataattatttttttccggTTTAGAACAGAAATCGTCTAATGGGTTCGGATTCTTAACCAAAACCAGAACCATTTGTACAGTTTCAATTCCGGTCTGATTCCAATATATGATGCACGGTTCGATTCGGACTGTGGTCATCCTTATCCAATTATAGCCTTGCCAACTACTCTAAAATAATAGAGTGGACAAAGATTTCAGTAATATGTCCTTAATCTAAATTTAAATACATGCCAAATATTTCAACAAATTTATGGAATAGTGGGATCGGAGCGGTACAATGATCTCATCTATGATGCATGAAAATTTTGAGAGAGTAACATGTTATATCCAAAACTCCTCAAAACTcattaagaaatatttttttttgtaacctttttaataaaataaaaatttatgaaaGAAGGTtcttttcatttcaattattaattaataaaaaatttagagaTCATTTCCGGTTACCAAAACTAGCTTTAGGTTAAATGtctttttaaaatgtcaaaatgtCAACTACTTCTCTCTTACCTCCATTTCCTATTTGGTCTGCCCACTAATGTCCTTGATACAATGATACCTAAGACGAATCTGCCCAAAAATGGCAGGGTGACATACCATCATAGCATCGTCCGATGAGGTTGATGGATCTATTCGTTTGTCAACCTATCTATAGATCAGATAAAACTAAGTTgggattttttttccttaataaaGATATTAATGAAACATAACAAAATTAGAATATTTAAGTTTAGAACATTTTCGATTTTGGACAATATGTTATTGTTTTAAATAGGTTGtggtatttaactatttattagtgatttactatatatgttacttttatttattagtgtCATACTTCTAATTATAAAACTAATAGATAAttcatatttatgcatatttaataTAAGAAAAAGTATTTAGATATACAtcctaatattttttatatttatacgCTTCCCCTACATTTTTATAAAGTGCATGGGATGAAGTTTTACTGAAACATTTAGCAAATTTAGTAGGTTGACACATAGGCCCAATTTTGGTGTTCTGTCCCTTGGGCATGTTGGGCCACCGTTGTTGCTAGGTGGTAATATTATTGGAGCCGGAGGTGATGAGAGAGACGATAACAGGTGGGATAATAGGATTACCACCGCCACTTATAGGTGGTCATGAGACAGGTGGAGTAGTGGGTACACCGTCTTTAGAAGGTGCGATAGTAGGATTACCATCACCATTCCTAAGAGGTGAGATGACGATACATGTGGTATAGTATGCACACCATCATTAGTAGTTGGTGGCCGGGATAGTAGGATTACCACATCCTCTTGTTGGTGGTGAGACATGTGAAATAGTAGGATTTCCGATCCACAACCATATTTTGTGGGTGGTGAGGCAGGTGAAATAGTGGGTACATCACCATTAATAGGTGGGATAGTAAGATTATCACTACTTCTACAAGTTGGAATACTGTGGTTGCCTCAGCAAGGAGTTTAGACAATGGGTTGATAACACTGATTGGTAGGACTTTTAACGAGCTGAACATGAACGAATATAAGTtattcgtgttcgtttgttaatatttttagaaTGTTCGTGATCTTTGTTAAGGTTTTAAAAATCCtgtctattttattttgttaagcattcattagtgtttgttaacgtttgcgaacatGTTCATAAATTTGTTCATTAACTTTAATGAATATATTCACGAACGTGTAGGTGCTTGTTAATGTTCGCAAACAAATTCACGAAGGTGTTTGTTAATGTTAACGAACGCATTCACGAACACTAAACAAGCAAACACATGTAAATATTTCTTGTTTTGGGTTCTTTTTTACCAGACACTAAACGATAACTTATCAAAAGTTGATAAACTCAACTGGATGAGAACTAAGGAGAAGCTAATTCATAATTGGTATATGACTGTAGCTAGGAGCGgaagtgaaaatataatatttaaaaaaaaaaaaaaaaaagtctacaCTAAAGTAatatcttaaaatttaaaaaataaaataacataaattacACTTAAATGAGTGTGTGATGAACCGTTTTTAATGAACGAGTATGTTcgtgaacattattaaatgaacatTAAATGAGcatgttcatgaacattattaaacgaacactaacgaaTGTGTTCACAAACTCTTAGAAAACAAGCatacaaatatttaaacttttttcGTTTATAAGCGAATtctaaaatttgtttatttatgtttgtttaccttaataaatgaACAACAAAGAATGCTTATCGAGCATGAATACAggtaattaatttaccaaaaataaatagtttattCAAAACTATGTTCGTTAACACACTACTCAAACGGTAAAAGAACTAAAGAAGGCAATGTTGAGGGAAAGTAATTAAGAGGATGGCTAAGGCTTGGAATTCGGAGGCCATATATAGTACTATGCGTGTAATTATGAAGATATCCTTAAAACGCAATTGACTAATGATATTATTGTACTGCTCCCACTTTTcatcaatttattaaaatgtttggCAGGTATGTAAATGTAGATTAATTACTACTGCAACCAGCGTAACTCTAATTTAACGTACACTCTAAACAAAATCCCTAGAAAAATCCTGTTGAGAGGATAAAAATGGGGTTAAATTTGAGCCATTGATCAAATCTAAATTAACGGCTCGTATCAATTCATGTTTACTTCAAAGATAACAACTCCACTATTTGATATTATATCGCTATCATATTATTCTTCTTTTGAATTAGATAATTGAAAACAGCAAAACTTAGATCAAATCATTTTGAGAAACTAGGAAATCAACACACCTTAAAGAAGGAAATCTgtaaaaatggcgcaccttaagaaggaaatcaACACACCTTACGAACGAAAACAaagcatcttaagaaggaaaacaatgcatcttaagaaggaaaatcacgcacctaaagattTAGacagacgcaccttaagaaagaaaaaacaatgcaccttaagaaggaaaacacgcaccttaagaaggaaaagcAAGCACCTAAATCtttaggccgacgcaccttaagtttcaacaactgacacaccttaagaaggaaatcacgtacctaaagctttagaccgacacacttaagttttaacaacttatgcaccttaagcacacaacacaaaaatcacgcacattaaatttgacctagatacaaaaagaccaaattgccaccatatttttttaaatcattgttaatcctgaacattgatttaggcaagatcaatgactctcaTCTCACTGCACCTCCGCACCTGGGTGCACCATCCGCATTTAacctaattctatatatatatgtgtgtgtgtgtgtctataggGGGCTTCAAATAaaagttgttatttttttttatcaacaataattatagataattaattgatattaattttattgtcaAACATGTTAGGGATGTGAACGAAACCCAAGATCGTGAATTAACAAATcaatattaagtttttttttttttagttttaaaaattaaaaagctagTAATTTTACTTcctaaaagtataaataaaaataaatatacacaataaatcactaattaattaatcaaataaaactaaaacatttacctaaaatttgtatatttttgaAGTTAAGTTGAATAATTGATGCCTTGAATTATTGATATATTGGGTATTGACAAAGaaaataagctaataaatgAAATTAGGTCATTTTTATTTCACATTATAGAGTTACATTTGATTTTCACTAGTTTATTAAAATGACTGTCTACTTATAACTTAAACCAatttaagtgattttttttttagtactacttattgtagtatctgttcatctatatactttctcaacttgttTAAGCATAAAAAGAGAAGGTATGGAAATTTAAATATAgatgtgtcatcacactacataatagTAGGCATAATGTCATTAATtagtcaaatattttatttccactTTGCAGTATTTCATGAAACATGATCCCAAATAGGGATGTTGATAATTACACTACCCCCAAATAGCAGGTGTAAGCTAATTAAGCTTAATTTAAAAAGAGAAGGTATGGAAATTTAAATAGTCTAAATTGGGAAGGTGGTTTTGAAGTGAAAATTTTGCATTGAATCAATTGTTCCCTGCTTGCGCCTATAAATACTCACATTTACACACACTCTTCAATCACCATATATACCAGCAAAagcaaattacaaatattttgtataatttctcGAGTATGGCTTCCAAAGACCAAGCCTTAGCTATCCTCCTACTTTCCCTGCTCAGCCTTGCATCCTTCTCCCTTGGCACTTCAATTTCACTACCTGTACTACCGCCTTGCCTTGGCGGCGGCAATCCACTTCCGACGATGGCCCCACCGCCACGCAATCCACCTCCAATGATGGCCCCACCGCCACGCAATCCCCCTCCGATGATGGCTCCACCACCTCGCAATCCACCCCCCATGATGGCCCCACCGCCACACAATCCCCCTCCGATGATGGCCCCACCCCCACGCAATCCTCCTCCGATGATGGCCCCACCGCCTCGCAATCCACCCCCATGATGGCCCCACCGCCACGCAATCCCTCCGATGATGGCCCCACCCCCACCGCAATCCTCCTCCGATGATGGCCCCACCACCTCGCAATCCCCCCCCCATGATGGCCCCACCCCCTCGCAATCCCCCACCGCCTCGCAGTCCACCTCCGATGATCCCACCGCCTCCCAGCAACACATGCCCTAAGAACACAACAGAATTAAAAGTATGTGTTGGTTTACTAAATCTGGTGAAACTTACAGTAAACATTCCTCCCAATGATCCCGCAAGGGATTGCTGCACCTTGATTCAGGGACTTGTCGATTTAGAAGCCACTGTTTGTCTTTGCGTAGCAGCTAAGCCTAATCTTCTCCAAATCATCAATCTCCAAACTACTATCAGTCTTGCTCTCAATGTTTGTAATCGCAATGTTCCTCCAAATGCTATCAAATGTCCCAATAACTAAACGCCCGCCCGCCCGCCTATATCATTCTATACAACGCCTGCCAGACACATTCACAGATGGAATAGTagaattacacacacacatatataaatatctaaataaATGAGTTTAGTGATGAGTGATATGATAAACTAAACTCCTTTTACAATTTCATGTATCTTTCCCTACTTTTAATAAAAGCCAGGCcttaacggaaaaaaaaaaattgttggtgTAATAA
This portion of the Ipomoea triloba cultivar NCNSP0323 chromosome 5, ASM357664v1 genome encodes:
- the LOC116020388 gene encoding acanthoscurrin-2-like translates to MCCWEAVGSSEVDCEAVGDCEGVGPSWGGDCEVVGPSSEEDCGGGGAIIGGIAWRWGHHGGGLRGGGAIIGGGLRGGGAIIGGGLCGGGAIMGGGLRGGGAIIGGGLRGGGAIIGGGLRGGGAIVGSGLPPPRQGGSTGSEIEVPREKDARLSRESRRIAKAWSLEAILEKLYKIFVICFCWYIW